In one Magallana gigas chromosome 9, xbMagGiga1.1, whole genome shotgun sequence genomic region, the following are encoded:
- the LOC117680500 gene encoding uncharacterized protein isoform X1 translates to MEKSKRTSLPGGAEPFGSRLPFSDICGDGNGRALEKIFGLYRVFPRLKIEHKNPQHWTLGRTKQNKMAVQRISESVYVGMCLKIGTPQQVASRRDIQDIAEMLINSEMLPTTLMLSGSHREGFKLSGSDRDTMHCLNDHRVIWDFSQCQFYNTQEHALILCDSSESPPGFTLLWLPLEITNSMVLSACVRMNGMLYISSSKCREVTCSLVFPGSSPHGPCGSGSIGNVEYDTAHCFVSDFWPPSASSWIGRCHSWPPFHVVNDIIRNGCHFVAIGHKLGNHTDNEWRISFSQAEYKLVCSMNHTQFLTYGLLKLFLKEIINEGLRDEDKLLCSYHMKTTVFWAIQQTALPCWCPQNLLAGFWVCFKLLLKWVYDGVCPNFFIPENNMFLSNIYGEAQKTLFTRLYSLYEKGITLLLHSPSIASYIINVLCNPRLTICTGEHTPISEVEFDKDIFIEIFQYDSISRSGLHECEKNLHSVEQLLGLRLTQYHIVMLQKFTATFFQCTAFILHNMYTYTGSNKQLFIVDKVACRLMKLAAKFGFVSDMLYIAMYYYRTLRYRAALSVIDITKVRLAQPYLMYRRRVDRERYTEAVGGQSLSTKMRQAVAQDIKLHNDIFYISELIPEQQSNNQNNQPILYIPPHVLLYMLEFLCSRHVDTMRAQRALDDLQVLVHHDQGQLVPVHLRDISWEILGICQQITGDLQGALFSYQQSLRQDPENEIQTATRQRIRDLHL, encoded by the exons ATGGAAAAAAGTAAAAGAACCTCATTACCTGGGGGTGCAGAACCATTCGGATCACGCTTGCCCTTTTCCGATATTTGcggtgacggaaatggccgagcACTTGAAAAAATATTCGGTTTGTATCGGGTTTTTCCAAGGCTAAAAATAGAACACAAAAATCCCCAGCATTGGACTCTTGGCAGGACAAaacaaaa taaGATGGCTGTTCAGAGGATATCCGAGTCAGTGTATGTGGGGATGTGTCTAAAGATAGGGACTCCACAACAGGTGGCCTCCAGGAGAGATATACAGGACATTGCAGAGATGTTGATTAACAGCGAGATGTTACCGACCACACTGATGCTGAGTGGGAGTCATAGAGAAGGGTTCAAACTGAGTGGATCAGACAGAGACACCATGCATTGCCTAAATGACCACCGGGTGATCTGGGACTTCTCTCAGTGTCAGTTTTACAACACACAAGAACATGCACTGATTCTCTGTGACAGTTCTGagagtccaccaggattcacTTTACTATGGTTACCATTAGAAATAACGAACAGTATGGTGTTGTCAGCGTGTGTAAGGATGAATGGAATGCTCTATATATCAAGTTCAAAGTGCAGAGAGGTTACATGTTCTTTAGTTTTTCCTGGTTCTTCACCTCACGGACCATGTGGTAGTGGATCAATAGGTAATGTGGAATACGATACTGCCCATTGCTTTGTCAGTGATTTCTGGCCTCCGTCTGCCTCCTCATGGATAGGCAGGTGTCACTCATGGCCCccatttcatgttgtaaacgaCATTATTAGAAATGGGTGTCACTTTGTAGCGATAGGGCACAAACTAGGAAATCATACAGACAACGAatggagaatttctttttcacagGCGGAATACAAACTAGTGTGTTCAATGAATCACACACAATTTTTAACTTATGGATTGCTGAAATTGTTCTTAAAGGAAATAATTAATGAAGGATTGAGAGATGAAGATAAACTACTGtgttcatatcacatgaaaactaCTGTTTTCTGGGCGATTCAACAAACTGCTCTACCTTGCTGGTGTCCACAAAACCTTCTGGCCGGTTTCTGGGTCTGCTTTAAACTTCTCCTTAAATGGGTGTACGATGGAGTGTGTCCTAACTTTTTTATTCCAGAGAACAACATGTTTCTGAGCAATATCTATGGCGAAGCACAAAAGACATTATTCACGCGACTATATTCATTGTATGAGAAGGGCATAACATTGCTGCTACACAGTCCCTCCATAGCGTCTTACATCATTAATGTTCTGTGTAATCCTAGACTTACAATTTGTACTGGTGAACACACTCCGATTTCTGAGGTTGAATTTGATAAAGATATTTTCATCGAGATATTTCAATATGATTCAATAAGCAGATCGGGCTTACATGAATGTGAAAAGAATCTACATAGTGTAGAACAGTTGTTAGGTTTGCGGCTGACACAGTATCACATTGTCATGTTACAGAAATTTACAGCCACCTTCTTTCAGTGTACTGCAtttatattacacaacatgtacACTTACACAGGTTCTAACAAACAGTTGTTTATTGTAGACAAGGTAGCCTGTCGTTTGATGAAATTAGCAGCCAAGTTTGGGTTTGTGTCTGACATGTTATACATTGCAATGTATTATTACAGGACACTCCGGTACAGGGCTGCTTTATCTGTTATAGATATCACAAAGGTCAGGCTAGCACAGCCATATCTGATGTATAGGAGACGTGTAGACAGAGAGAGGTATACTGAGGCTGTAGGGGGACAGTCCTTATCTACAAAGATGAGACAGGCTGTAGCACAGGATATCAAACTTCACAATGATATCTTCTATATCAGTGAATTAATACCAGAACAACAGTCTAATAACCAAAACAATCAGCCTATCTTGTATATTCCACCCCACGTACTGTTGTATATGCTAGAGTTTTTGTGTTCTAGACATGTCGACACAATGAGAGCACAGAGAGCTTTAGATGATCTACAGGTCCTAGTCCACCATGATCAGGGACAGTTAGTACCTGTACACCTCAGAGACATCTCCTGGGAgatcctggggatctgtcaacagatcacAGGGGACCTCCAGGGTGCCCTGTTCTCATACCAACAGTCACTCAGACAAGATCCAGAGAATGAAATACAAACTGCTACAAGACAGAGAATTCGGGATCTACATTTATGA
- the LOC117680500 gene encoding uncharacterized protein isoform X2, with amino-acid sequence MEKSKRTSLPGGAEPFGSRLPFSDICGDGNGRALEKIFGLYRVFPRLKIEHKNPQHWTLGRTKQNKMAVQRISESVYVGMCLKIGTPQQVASRRDIQDIAEMLINSEMLPTTLMLSGSHREGFKLSGSDRDTMHCLNDHRVIWDFSQCQFYNTQEHALILCDSSESPPGFTLLWLPLEITNSMVLSACVRMNGMLYISSSKCREVTCSLVFPGSSPHGPCGSGSIGHSGTGLLYLL; translated from the exons ATGGAAAAAAGTAAAAGAACCTCATTACCTGGGGGTGCAGAACCATTCGGATCACGCTTGCCCTTTTCCGATATTTGcggtgacggaaatggccgagcACTTGAAAAAATATTCGGTTTGTATCGGGTTTTTCCAAGGCTAAAAATAGAACACAAAAATCCCCAGCATTGGACTCTTGGCAGGACAAaacaaaa taaGATGGCTGTTCAGAGGATATCCGAGTCAGTGTATGTGGGGATGTGTCTAAAGATAGGGACTCCACAACAGGTGGCCTCCAGGAGAGATATACAGGACATTGCAGAGATGTTGATTAACAGCGAGATGTTACCGACCACACTGATGCTGAGTGGGAGTCATAGAGAAGGGTTCAAACTGAGTGGATCAGACAGAGACACCATGCATTGCCTAAATGACCACCGGGTGATCTGGGACTTCTCTCAGTGTCAGTTTTACAACACACAAGAACATGCACTGATTCTCTGTGACAGTTCTGagagtccaccaggattcacTTTACTATGGTTACCATTAGAAATAACGAACAGTATGGTGTTGTCAGCGTGTGTAAGGATGAATGGAATGCTCTATATATCAAGTTCAAAGTGCAGAGAGGTTACATGTTCTTTAGTTTTTCCTGGTTCTTCACCTCACGGACCATGTGGTAGTGGATCAATAG GACACTCCGGTACAGGGCTGCTTTATCTGTTATAG